From a single Alphaproteobacteria bacterium genomic region:
- the lspA gene encoding signal peptidase II produces MERRLGLALAVAVLLLDRLSKWALIDELADLGIIEVTPFFNLVMVWNRGISFGFLQSGYDWAPYLLAALALAVALVLAVWLWRSRRRLTAAALGLVIGGALGNVVDRLLWQAVADFFDFHLMGYHWPAFNIADAAIVAGVAGLLMDGLFERREADKQGT; encoded by the coding sequence ATGGAGCGGCGCCTCGGCCTGGCGCTGGCAGTGGCGGTGCTGCTGCTCGACCGGTTGAGCAAGTGGGCTTTGATTGATGAGCTGGCCGACCTGGGCATTATCGAGGTAACGCCGTTCTTCAATCTGGTGATGGTCTGGAACCGCGGCATCTCTTTCGGCTTTTTGCAATCGGGCTACGACTGGGCACCCTACCTGCTGGCCGCGCTGGCCTTGGCGGTGGCGCTGGTGCTGGCGGTTTGGCTGTGGCGCAGCAGGCGCCGCCTGACGGCGGCGGCGCTGGGTTTGGTCATCGGCGGCGCGCTGGGCAACGTCGTTGATCGGCTGCTCTGGCAGGCGGTGGCGGACTTTTTCGATTTTCACCTGATGGGTTATCATTGGCCGGCCTTCAACATCGCCGACGCCGCCATCGTGGCGGGTGTCGCCGGATTGCTCATGGATGGCTTGTTC